The Kordia sp. SMS9 genome window below encodes:
- a CDS encoding non-ribosomal peptide synthetase, with amino-acid sequence MIHFLNTIADEGIYIKFVDNKLKILTENEGINAETLQAIKEKKEELITYFQEKEKITSSIENSAEIPAIAHKENYELSSAQRRLWYLCQVEETSVSYNMPFQIKLHKNYNIVNFKKAIKATIARHEILRTIFKPDGNGVIKQWIIPADEFNFEVNYVDVRTTVAKEEIIQKYIQEDTNTTFDLSKGPLLTAALYHVDENEYVFYYNMHHIISDGWSLNVLANDTIQFYEAIENGKTAELPKLNIQYKDYAVWQKNQVESESYKNHKDFWSTTLQGTLPTLNLPTNKKRPKLKTTKGRTFSAYISPSNTSLLKSFIQEQGGSMYMSLLSIWNILCYKYTGQKDIIIGTPIAGRDHADLEHQIGFYVNTLALRNQVNPNDTFAEAYQKIKQTTLQAYKHQTYPFDLLVADLNLKYDTSRSALFDVLFVFQNATEKLIDTTKTAEDSHQIVELAQNQSKFDIEIAFSEVNDFLQFTLTYNTDVYNEWMIKNLMQHFQQLVGAVLKNPSQKIIHVDYLNEEEKQKIAQISQGTKVPQSTTETVVNIFKKQVQKTPNAIALQAGNNTYTYKELAQLSSQLGHYLKETYDVKSNDLIGILQGRNEWLIIAILGILKSGAAYVPINPTEPKERRDHIIEDSNCKLVIDDHIIENFLSKKEQYQITFEAANITPSNTAYVIYTSGSTGKPKGVIIQHKALLNYIQWSIKTYKFSTNDTVGKYLNIAFDASVEEIYPSILSGATLHILPEEILVDMPKLHQYINNTGITVMVLPAMITERFFEIENTTVRLLISGGDKLKNFSKKPYQVHNHYGPTETTVTCLSHHVTAEDENIPIGKPIDNVAVYILDDIQNFVPTGVAGEIHVSGNGLALGYLHQPELTNKKFIVNPFDATTKLYKTGDLGRRLPNGNIEYLGRIDNQVKIRGYRIELNEIENALQAYETIKEATVIIKTMETNEKIIVGYITSDTQQNGGNIKKFLKTVLPEYMIPTYFVQLPEMLINANGKIDKNALANNEDEKLTNNDVYVKPTNEKEIKIINIISQVLELDKNTIGIHDNFFDLGANSIKLVEIQNLMNKELNTSLKAVTLFSYPNVFELAQYLSKTNAQVHTEEFEDEVDISDELDEILDFMDE; translated from the coding sequence ATGATTCATTTTTTAAATACAATAGCAGACGAAGGCATCTACATAAAATTTGTGGATAACAAACTCAAAATTCTAACTGAAAATGAAGGGATCAATGCGGAAACATTACAAGCTATAAAAGAAAAAAAGGAAGAATTAATTACCTATTTTCAAGAAAAAGAAAAAATTACTTCTAGTATTGAAAATAGTGCAGAAATTCCAGCAATTGCACACAAAGAAAATTACGAATTATCCTCTGCGCAAAGACGATTGTGGTATTTATGTCAGGTTGAAGAAACCTCTGTGTCGTACAACATGCCGTTTCAAATAAAATTGCATAAAAACTACAACATTGTAAATTTTAAAAAAGCAATCAAAGCCACTATAGCGCGACATGAAATATTGCGAACAATATTTAAACCAGATGGCAATGGAGTTATAAAGCAATGGATTATTCCTGCGGATGAATTCAACTTTGAAGTCAACTATGTAGATGTCAGAACTACGGTAGCAAAAGAAGAAATTATCCAAAAGTACATTCAAGAAGATACCAATACAACTTTCGATCTTAGTAAAGGGCCATTATTAACAGCCGCTTTATATCATGTAGATGAAAACGAATATGTTTTTTACTACAATATGCATCATATCATAAGTGATGGATGGTCGCTTAATGTGTTGGCAAATGATACGATTCAATTTTATGAAGCAATTGAAAACGGAAAAACTGCGGAATTACCAAAATTAAACATTCAATACAAAGACTACGCTGTATGGCAAAAAAACCAAGTGGAAAGCGAATCGTATAAAAACCATAAAGATTTTTGGTCAACAACTTTGCAAGGAACACTTCCCACATTAAACCTTCCTACCAATAAAAAACGTCCTAAACTAAAAACCACAAAAGGACGTACGTTTAGTGCTTACATTTCGCCATCAAATACTTCGTTATTAAAATCCTTTATTCAGGAACAAGGTGGAAGTATGTATATGAGTTTGTTGAGTATATGGAATATTTTATGCTATAAATATACAGGACAAAAAGATATCATTATTGGAACTCCAATAGCGGGAAGAGACCATGCAGATTTAGAACATCAAATAGGGTTTTATGTCAATACACTAGCCTTGCGAAATCAAGTAAACCCAAATGATACCTTTGCAGAAGCGTATCAAAAAATAAAACAAACAACGCTACAAGCATACAAACATCAAACCTATCCTTTTGATCTTTTGGTAGCCGATTTGAATCTAAAATATGATACAAGTCGCAGTGCATTATTTGATGTATTATTTGTATTTCAAAATGCCACAGAAAAGCTTATTGATACAACAAAAACAGCAGAAGACTCACATCAAATTGTAGAATTGGCACAAAATCAATCGAAATTCGATATCGAAATTGCATTCAGTGAAGTCAATGACTTTTTACAATTTACACTAACCTACAATACAGATGTATACAATGAATGGATGATTAAAAATTTAATGCAACACTTTCAACAACTAGTAGGCGCAGTATTGAAAAATCCATCACAAAAAATAATACATGTCGACTATCTTAATGAAGAGGAAAAACAGAAAATAGCACAGATTTCACAAGGAACAAAAGTTCCCCAATCAACAACCGAAACCGTAGTCAATATATTTAAAAAACAAGTTCAAAAAACGCCAAATGCTATTGCTTTACAGGCAGGAAACAATACTTATACCTACAAAGAATTAGCGCAATTATCAAGTCAGTTAGGTCATTATTTAAAAGAAACGTACGATGTAAAGTCAAATGATTTAATTGGAATCTTACAAGGGAGAAACGAATGGTTAATCATTGCTATTCTTGGAATCCTAAAATCTGGTGCTGCGTATGTGCCTATAAATCCTACGGAACCCAAAGAACGCCGCGATCATATAATTGAAGATAGTAACTGTAAACTTGTTATTGACGATCATATTATTGAAAACTTTCTCTCAAAAAAAGAACAATATCAAATTACATTTGAAGCAGCAAATATCACTCCTTCAAACACAGCGTATGTCATTTACACTTCGGGTTCCACAGGAAAGCCAAAAGGTGTCATTATTCAACACAAAGCATTGCTAAACTATATACAATGGAGCATTAAAACGTATAAATTTAGTACAAATGATACTGTTGGTAAATACCTAAACATCGCATTTGATGCTTCCGTTGAAGAAATTTATCCAAGCATACTTTCGGGAGCTACTTTGCATATACTACCAGAAGAAATCTTAGTCGATATGCCAAAGCTTCACCAATACATCAACAATACTGGCATTACAGTAATGGTATTGCCCGCGATGATTACGGAACGCTTTTTTGAAATAGAAAATACAACAGTACGCTTGTTGATTTCTGGTGGAGACAAGCTGAAAAACTTTAGCAAAAAACCATATCAAGTACACAATCATTACGGACCTACAGAAACTACTGTAACCTGTCTGTCTCATCATGTGACCGCAGAAGACGAAAACATACCCATAGGAAAACCAATTGACAATGTAGCTGTTTACATATTAGATGACATTCAAAACTTTGTGCCTACCGGAGTTGCAGGTGAAATACATGTGTCTGGTAACGGTTTGGCATTAGGATATTTACACCAACCAGAATTAACAAACAAAAAGTTTATTGTGAACCCTTTTGATGCGACTACAAAACTATACAAAACAGGAGATTTAGGAAGAAGACTGCCCAATGGAAATATAGAATACTTAGGAAGAATAGACAATCAAGTAAAAATTAGAGGGTATCGAATAGAGCTGAATGAAATTGAAAATGCATTACAAGCCTATGAAACCATCAAAGAAGCCACGGTTATAATAAAAACCATGGAAACCAACGAAAAAATAATAGTGGGTTACATTACTTCCGATACGCAACAAAACGGCGGCAATATAAAGAAATTCTTAAAAACGGTACTTCCTGAGTACATGATACCTACCTATTTTGTGCAATTGCCTGAAATGCTAATAAATGCTAATGGTAAAATAGACAAAAATGCACTGGCAAATAATGAAGATGAAAAACTTACAAACAATGATGTATACGTAAAACCTACGAATGAAAAAGAAATAAAAATCATCAATATCATTTCGCAAGTATTAGAACTTGATAAAAATACTATAGGAATACATGACAACTTCTTCGATTTAGGAGCAAACTCAATAAAACTGGTTGAAATACAAAACTTGATGAACAAAGAATTAAATACATCACTCAAGGCAGTAACGCTTTTCAGTTATCCAAATGTGTTTGAATTAGCACAGTACTTATCAAAAACGAATGCACAAGTACACACGGAAGAATTTGAAGATGAAGTTGATATCTCAGATGAATTAGATGAGATTCTTGATTTTATGGATGAATAA